From a single Lewinella sp. LCG006 genomic region:
- a CDS encoding S9 family peptidase: MNRLILLLVLSLGLQTVGFSQAQISLERIWEDYLFTPKQVPGFTFMNDGQHYTRLENNKIEQYDLRTGKQVATLLNVTTIAQVDNITSYQFTDDEARIILSNNHRPIFRHSYAADFFIYNRSTKSVERVFEEGKQVRLAALNPQGDKVAFVYENNLYVQDLLNRKVTQITADGEVNKIINGATDWVYEEEFGDDNGFFWSPDGQQIGFYRFDESAVKEFTMTNYNDDLYPEYVTFKYPKVGEKNSDVSIHIYDLNSGKTKEVAKTGAEWEYFPRIKWTRKAGELCVFFMNRHQSKLELRLLDFAGNSKTLLQEKSDYYIDIHDNLAFLENSDQFVWTSEKDGWNHVYLYNMDGSLAQQLTMGNWEVTNFYGLDEANGMIYYQAAKKNPMQREVYGQLIKGKGNTTLLAGVAGTNSAQFSSTFDYFVLTYSSQNTPATYTVMDRAGKQVRVIEDNARLQGLQKTYGVSNVEFFQFNTADDVTLNGYMIKPPNFSEKRLHPVLMYVYGGPGSQTATDSWGGQNYWWFQMLASQGYIVVSVDNRGTGARGEQFKKMTYQRLGHYETIDQTEAARYLGNLPYIDAKRIGIFGWSYGGYMASSCILKSNDVFRAAIAVAPVTNWKWYDSIYTERYMRTIEENEEGYQENSPVYFADQLEGEYLLIHGMGDDNVHFQHTAEMANALIMENKQFETYFYPNRNHGIYGGPTRLHLYTKMTNFLNEKLKVRPRQEAARPAGLLRAEPVQKNNSSHN, from the coding sequence ATGAATAGACTTATTCTCCTTTTAGTTTTGAGCCTTGGCCTACAGACAGTAGGATTTAGCCAAGCGCAAATTTCGCTGGAAAGAATCTGGGAAGATTACCTCTTTACGCCCAAGCAGGTACCTGGTTTTACCTTCATGAATGACGGCCAGCATTATACCCGTTTGGAAAACAATAAAATTGAGCAATACGATCTGCGCACTGGCAAACAGGTAGCTACCTTGCTCAATGTCACCACCATTGCCCAGGTAGATAATATTACTAGCTACCAGTTTACGGACGATGAAGCGCGGATCATTCTCAGCAATAACCACCGGCCGATTTTCCGCCACTCTTATGCTGCTGACTTTTTTATTTACAATCGTTCCACGAAAAGCGTAGAGCGGGTATTTGAAGAAGGCAAGCAAGTACGCCTGGCGGCCTTGAATCCACAAGGCGATAAAGTGGCTTTCGTTTACGAAAACAACCTTTACGTCCAGGATCTCCTCAACCGAAAAGTAACCCAAATCACCGCGGATGGAGAAGTCAATAAAATCATCAACGGTGCCACCGATTGGGTTTACGAAGAAGAATTTGGCGATGACAATGGGTTTTTCTGGTCGCCTGATGGTCAGCAAATTGGTTTCTACCGATTTGATGAATCAGCGGTGAAAGAGTTTACCATGACCAACTACAATGATGACTTATACCCGGAGTATGTCACCTTCAAGTACCCCAAAGTAGGCGAGAAGAACAGTGATGTCAGCATCCATATCTATGACCTGAACTCAGGCAAGACCAAAGAAGTAGCAAAAACAGGTGCAGAATGGGAGTATTTCCCACGCATCAAGTGGACGCGTAAAGCCGGAGAGTTGTGTGTGTTCTTTATGAATCGCCATCAGAGTAAGCTGGAGCTGCGCCTGTTGGATTTTGCGGGAAATAGCAAAACACTTTTGCAGGAAAAAAGTGATTATTACATCGATATCCATGATAACCTTGCCTTCCTGGAGAACAGCGACCAGTTTGTCTGGACGAGTGAAAAGGATGGCTGGAACCACGTCTATCTTTACAACATGGACGGTAGCCTCGCACAACAGCTCACCATGGGCAACTGGGAAGTGACCAACTTCTACGGCCTGGATGAAGCCAATGGAATGATCTACTACCAGGCCGCCAAGAAGAACCCAATGCAACGGGAAGTGTATGGTCAGTTGATCAAAGGCAAGGGCAATACCACCCTTCTGGCTGGCGTAGCAGGGACCAACAGTGCGCAGTTTAGCAGCACTTTTGATTACTTCGTATTGACTTATTCTTCCCAAAATACACCCGCTACTTACACGGTGATGGATCGTGCAGGCAAGCAAGTGCGGGTCATTGAGGACAATGCCCGCCTGCAAGGATTGCAGAAGACCTACGGCGTATCGAATGTGGAGTTTTTCCAATTCAATACCGCTGACGATGTGACCTTGAATGGCTACATGATCAAGCCGCCCAACTTCAGCGAAAAGCGCTTGCACCCCGTATTGATGTACGTGTATGGAGGCCCTGGCAGCCAGACGGCAACGGATAGCTGGGGTGGCCAAAATTATTGGTGGTTCCAAATGCTGGCATCGCAAGGGTACATTGTGGTGAGTGTGGATAACCGTGGTACCGGTGCTCGGGGAGAACAGTTTAAGAAAATGACTTACCAGCGCCTCGGTCACTATGAAACGATTGACCAGACGGAAGCTGCCCGTTACCTCGGAAACCTCCCCTACATTGATGCAAAACGGATCGGAATCTTTGGCTGGAGCTATGGTGGCTACATGGCCAGCTCTTGTATCTTGAAGAGCAATGACGTATTCAGAGCTGCCATTGCTGTGGCTCCCGTCACCAACTGGAAATGGTACGATAGCATCTACACCGAGCGCTACATGCGTACCATAGAGGAAAACGAAGAGGGTTATCAGGAAAATTCTCCCGTCTATTTCGCCGATCAGTTGGAGGGAGAATACCTGCTGATCCACGGCATGGGCGACGATAATGTCCATTTTCAACACACGGCAGAAATGGCCAATGCCCTCATCATGGAGAATAAGCAATTCGAGACTTATTTTTACCCCAACCGCAATCACGGTATTTACGGTGGCCCTACTCGCTTGCATTTATACACTAAGATGACGAACTTTCTGAACGAAAAATTGAAAGTGCGCCCCCGTCAAGAAGCGGCCCGCCCTGCGGGTTTGTTACGGGCAGAGCCGGTACAGAAGAACAATAGTAGCCATAACTAG
- the smpB gene encoding SsrA-binding protein SmpB — MATKKQKPLIEIVNRRATFEFEFIDVVEAGILLLGTEIKSVRAGNVNLRDAYCLFKNGELFIYSMFIAPYTYGNQFNHEERRVRKLLLKRAELRKLEKKVKEKGFTIVPHKFYINERGFAKMEIALAQGKKTYDKRDSIKQKDMKRDLDRIKKANL; from the coding sequence ATGGCTACGAAAAAGCAAAAACCACTGATCGAGATCGTCAACCGACGCGCGACTTTTGAATTTGAGTTTATTGATGTTGTTGAAGCGGGTATCCTGTTATTGGGTACGGAGATCAAGTCTGTACGTGCTGGCAACGTCAATCTGAGAGATGCCTACTGCTTGTTCAAAAATGGAGAGCTGTTCATCTACAGCATGTTTATCGCGCCTTATACTTACGGCAACCAGTTCAACCACGAAGAAAGGAGAGTCCGAAAATTATTGCTCAAGCGGGCCGAGCTTCGGAAGTTGGAAAAGAAGGTCAAAGAGAAAGGTTTTACCATTGTTCCGCACAAGTTTTATATCAATGAGCGGGGCTTTGCCAAGATGGAAATAGCCCTGGCGCAGGGTAAAAAGACTTACGACAAACGCGACTCCATCAAACAAAAAGACATGAAGCGGGATTTGGATCGGATCAAGAAGGCGAACTTGTAG
- the panD gene encoding aspartate 1-decarboxylase — protein MLIQRFKSKIHRAVVTEANLNYVGSITIDEDLLDAANLQEGERVQIVNNNNGERFETYTIKGERGSGMICLNGAAARRVQVGDVVIIIAYGWMTPEEAKTYQPDVVFPGEGNKLI, from the coding sequence ATGCTAATTCAACGCTTTAAATCAAAAATTCACCGCGCCGTAGTCACCGAGGCCAACCTCAACTACGTGGGCAGTATCACCATTGATGAAGATTTATTGGATGCCGCCAACCTACAGGAAGGAGAACGCGTGCAAATTGTGAATAACAACAATGGCGAACGCTTTGAGACCTACACCATCAAAGGGGAGCGAGGCTCCGGGATGATCTGCCTGAATGGTGCCGCCGCACGCCGGGTACAAGTAGGAGATGTGGTCATCATTATCGCCTATGGCTGGATGACGCCCGAGGAAGCAAAGACCTACCAGCCAGATGTGGTTTTCCCGGGAGAGGGAAATAAGCTGATCTAA
- the panC gene encoding pantoate--beta-alanine ligase: MQLFKRVDQLQAFLNAERVNNRSVGFIPTMGALHAGHLTLVKRSLAENQITVASIFVNPTQFNEANDLDRYPRTPGKDLQALAKVGCNVAFLPEVDDVYPPGLDTRLQIDLSGLDARMEGAQRPGHFDGVAQVVKRFLDIIQPENLYMGQKDYQQQLIIKQMVRVLDLPYRVITVPTVREEDGLALSSRNVLLDPEIRQRSVILYQTLLEAKKRLIKGELPKDIETWAMEALSQPGFRPEYFSIVDGHSLQPLPDQEELAELIVACTAVWAGEVRLIDNLPLRGNL, translated from the coding sequence ATGCAATTGTTTAAACGCGTTGATCAGCTCCAGGCTTTTCTGAATGCTGAAAGGGTCAATAATCGCTCCGTTGGTTTTATCCCAACGATGGGTGCTTTGCATGCTGGACATTTGACTTTGGTTAAGCGGTCGTTGGCCGAAAATCAAATTACAGTTGCCAGCATCTTTGTGAATCCTACCCAATTCAACGAAGCAAACGACCTGGACAGGTATCCCCGAACTCCGGGTAAAGACCTGCAAGCACTAGCAAAGGTTGGTTGTAATGTCGCTTTTTTACCGGAAGTAGATGACGTTTACCCTCCAGGACTGGATACCCGCTTGCAGATCGACTTATCGGGACTGGACGCCCGGATGGAAGGCGCACAACGCCCCGGGCACTTCGACGGTGTTGCACAAGTTGTGAAACGTTTTTTGGATATCATCCAGCCGGAAAACCTTTACATGGGTCAAAAGGATTACCAACAGCAACTGATCATAAAACAAATGGTTCGGGTACTCGACCTTCCCTACCGGGTTATCACTGTTCCTACGGTGCGCGAAGAAGATGGCCTGGCCTTGAGTTCCAGAAACGTCCTATTAGATCCAGAAATTCGTCAGCGATCGGTTATCCTGTACCAAACCCTTCTAGAAGCCAAAAAACGTCTGATCAAAGGTGAGCTTCCTAAAGATATCGAAACCTGGGCCATGGAAGCACTCAGCCAACCGGGGTTCCGTCCGGAATATTTCTCCATCGTTGATGGGCATAGCCTTCAACCACTCCCCGACCAAGAAGAACTTGCAGAGCTAATTGTTGCCTGTACAGCCGTCTGGGCCGGAGAGGTGAGGCTGATTGATAATCTCCCACTGAGAGGCAACCTGTAA
- a CDS encoding glycogen/starch synthase: MSKKKVLIVTQEMEPYTTLSQVSETVRQLAPYVQEKNMEIRVLMPRFGTINERRHRLHEVVRLSGMNIIVDDDDYPLIIKVASLPEARMQVYFLDNDDFFKRKQIFQSDKGKPFEDNADRTVFFCKGVLETVKKFGWAPDIIHCHGWMTSLIPLYLKTAYKNEPLFEPAKIVYSTYASDNFSAHFSENFATKASINNLSEEDLHNYQDGDHVQLEAGAIHYADAIVRASEELSQEAVTALAKTDKPVLAYDEENFRANLIEFYQSLLTEEVES; the protein is encoded by the coding sequence ATGAGCAAAAAGAAGGTATTGATAGTTACCCAGGAAATGGAGCCATATACAACCCTCTCGCAAGTTTCCGAGACTGTTCGTCAACTGGCCCCGTATGTGCAAGAGAAAAACATGGAGATCAGGGTACTTATGCCTCGGTTTGGCACTATCAACGAACGTCGTCATCGTCTACATGAGGTAGTACGGCTTTCTGGCATGAATATCATTGTTGATGACGATGATTATCCTTTGATTATTAAAGTGGCTTCTTTGCCAGAGGCCCGGATGCAGGTTTACTTCCTTGACAATGATGATTTCTTCAAGCGGAAGCAAATCTTCCAGAGCGATAAAGGCAAGCCTTTTGAAGACAATGCCGATCGCACCGTCTTTTTCTGTAAAGGAGTTTTAGAAACGGTAAAGAAATTTGGTTGGGCTCCTGATATTATCCACTGTCATGGTTGGATGACGAGTCTTATTCCGTTGTATCTCAAAACAGCTTATAAGAACGAACCTCTTTTTGAGCCGGCCAAAATTGTTTACTCTACCTACGCGTCCGATAATTTTTCTGCTCATTTTAGTGAAAACTTCGCTACCAAAGCGTCGATCAATAATCTGTCAGAAGAAGATTTGCACAATTACCAGGATGGTGACCATGTGCAGTTGGAAGCAGGAGCGATCCACTACGCTGACGCCATCGTCCGCGCTTCGGAGGAGCTTTCGCAGGAAGCTGTTACAGCATTAGCTAAAACCGATAAACCGGTACTGGCTTATGATGAAGAAAATTTCCGGGCTAACCTTATTGAATTTTATCAATCACTTTTGACGGAAGAGGTTGAAAGTTAG
- a CDS encoding DUF4270 family protein — protein sequence MKNSFWTKLLVVCCALSFVLASCTDPLEVGANLLDEDRARVGFTDTLQLKVRTEIADSVSAFSPGVGAISTFLFGRTENPYFGITEAGFYLEPLLSRDLGGNPIDFLSTFNPNTVILDSIVLVLPLDSAGIYGDVNGEFGVEVYRVTEQLEPVVYDEDGNVSFFSNIFYDTDPMPLASTMFRPNYDDSVFVKKDISFSTLDTVDLKSPHVRVRLDNAFGETFFQQDTSVFANDSTLLEFFKGLYVKPTGVSPGLLNFSLNRSWSGVYFYYRAGTDTLTYSLEAGSIGRRISTYKHDYEGYVVGDFMANPDTQDSLMFLQGLQGLQIAFDIPGLDNFSQKVINKAELELTVAIPADYDILFNPVPTQIVALRRTDEGEYLVISDVSVLPNDLSVYFGGQPEEQTGGDILYKLNMSIHTQYVIDGSEMETIYLAVFPRQGNARQVIFKGPGAVVNPPVLKVSFTDL from the coding sequence ATGAAGAATAGTTTCTGGACCAAACTTTTGGTCGTTTGTTGCGCACTTTCTTTTGTACTTGCTAGCTGTACTGACCCTCTCGAAGTAGGGGCCAATTTATTGGATGAAGACCGGGCAAGGGTTGGGTTTACAGATACCCTACAGCTGAAAGTAAGAACCGAAATAGCGGACTCCGTGAGTGCTTTTTCTCCTGGTGTAGGCGCAATTTCTACCTTCCTCTTTGGGCGAACCGAGAATCCCTATTTCGGCATTACCGAAGCAGGGTTTTATCTGGAACCGCTGCTTTCCCGCGATTTGGGAGGTAATCCAATCGACTTTCTTTCGACGTTCAACCCCAATACCGTCATTCTTGATTCTATTGTGCTTGTGCTTCCATTGGATTCCGCCGGAATTTATGGTGATGTAAACGGCGAATTTGGGGTAGAGGTATACCGGGTAACCGAGCAGCTTGAGCCCGTTGTTTATGATGAAGATGGCAATGTCTCTTTCTTTAGCAACATTTTTTACGATACCGATCCGATGCCCTTGGCTTCGACGATGTTTCGTCCCAATTACGACGATAGCGTCTTTGTGAAAAAAGACATTAGCTTTAGTACTCTGGATACGGTTGACCTGAAATCGCCTCACGTTCGCGTACGTTTGGATAATGCTTTTGGCGAAACCTTCTTTCAGCAGGATACTTCCGTATTTGCCAACGATAGCACCTTGTTGGAGTTTTTCAAAGGTTTGTACGTAAAACCCACCGGAGTATCTCCAGGATTGCTCAATTTTAGCCTAAATCGCAGCTGGTCAGGTGTTTATTTCTACTACCGTGCGGGTACAGATACCCTTACTTATAGCCTGGAAGCAGGCAGTATTGGTCGTCGGATCAGTACTTATAAACACGACTACGAAGGCTATGTTGTCGGTGATTTTATGGCCAATCCTGATACGCAGGATAGTCTCATGTTCCTGCAAGGCTTGCAAGGCTTACAGATCGCTTTTGATATTCCTGGCTTGGATAACTTTAGCCAGAAAGTGATCAATAAGGCAGAGCTGGAACTGACGGTAGCCATACCTGCCGATTATGATATCCTCTTTAATCCTGTACCGACACAGATCGTCGCGTTGAGGAGAACCGACGAAGGAGAGTACCTGGTGATCAGTGATGTTTCGGTTTTGCCCAATGATTTATCCGTTTATTTTGGTGGACAACCCGAGGAGCAAACAGGAGGAGATATTTTGTATAAACTGAATATGTCCATACATACCCAGTATGTTATTGACGGCTCAGAGATGGAAACGATATATTTAGCCGTATTTCCCCGGCAAGGGAATGCGCGTCAAGTTATATTTAAAGGACCTGGAGCAGTAGTTAATCCTCCTGTTCTTAAGGTGTCTTTTACGGATTTATAG
- the glmS gene encoding glutamine--fructose-6-phosphate transaminase (isomerizing) has product MCGIVAYLGPRQAYPILIKGLQRLEYRGYDSSGVALLNGGLHIYKRKGKVQDLLDFAAEKDLSGSLGIGHTRWATHGVPDHVNAHPHQSGNGRIALVHNGIIENYALLKTALEKDGHVFKSETDTEVLTHLIEAVQERDNLPLEEAVRVALTRVIGAYAIVVIDQDDPGKIVAARKASPLVVGLGKNEFFLASDATPIIEYTNRVVYLDDEQIAVVSLEDGLQLRSIGNEEQTPFVHELDMKIEALEKGGYDHFMLKEIHEQPQTVADCMRGRLNAEEGWIRLGGLEEFANRVMQADRFIIAACGTSWHAGLIAEYLFEDLARIPVEVEYASELRYRNPIIREKDLVIAISQSGETADTLAALEMAKQKGAMLFGIVNSVGSSIARITDAGSYIHAGPEIGVASTKAFTGQVSLLTMMALSLAHKRGTISNSYFRQLVSELANIPDKIRRVLEKDEQIRYIAGEIKDHSNALYLGRGYNFPVALEGALKLKEISYIHAEGYPAAEMKHGPIALIDENMPVIVITTNRSAYDKIVSNIQEVKARKGLVIAIVNEGDTVISKMADHVIEIPNTEEPFTPLLSVIPLQLLSYHIALMRGCNVDQPRNLAKSVTVE; this is encoded by the coding sequence ATGTGTGGAATTGTTGCCTATTTAGGCCCGCGCCAAGCGTATCCAATACTCATTAAAGGCCTTCAGCGCCTGGAATACCGTGGATATGATAGCTCTGGGGTTGCATTACTGAACGGAGGTCTCCACATCTACAAAAGAAAAGGGAAGGTTCAGGATCTACTGGACTTTGCAGCTGAAAAAGATCTTTCTGGCTCTTTGGGTATTGGCCACACTCGTTGGGCTACGCACGGGGTTCCCGACCACGTCAATGCGCACCCTCACCAATCAGGAAATGGGCGAATTGCTTTGGTGCACAATGGCATCATTGAAAACTATGCTTTGCTAAAGACCGCTTTAGAAAAAGACGGACACGTTTTTAAAAGTGAGACGGATACCGAAGTACTTACCCATTTGATTGAAGCGGTTCAGGAGCGAGACAATCTTCCTTTAGAAGAAGCCGTACGGGTAGCACTCACAAGGGTGATCGGTGCTTATGCGATTGTTGTGATCGACCAAGATGACCCCGGAAAAATTGTAGCGGCTCGTAAAGCGAGCCCGCTGGTAGTGGGTTTGGGCAAAAACGAATTTTTTCTGGCTTCAGATGCTACGCCAATTATCGAGTACACCAACCGGGTTGTTTATCTCGATGATGAGCAAATCGCGGTGGTGAGCCTGGAAGATGGCCTCCAATTGCGCTCTATCGGGAATGAAGAGCAGACGCCTTTTGTGCACGAGCTGGACATGAAAATCGAAGCACTGGAGAAAGGAGGCTATGATCACTTCATGCTTAAAGAAATTCACGAACAACCGCAAACGGTAGCCGATTGTATGCGGGGCCGCTTGAACGCAGAAGAAGGATGGATTAGATTAGGAGGACTAGAAGAATTTGCCAACAGAGTAATGCAGGCAGATCGCTTTATTATAGCCGCCTGTGGTACTTCCTGGCACGCTGGATTAATTGCGGAATACTTGTTTGAAGATCTCGCCCGGATTCCGGTCGAAGTGGAGTACGCCTCTGAATTGCGTTACCGCAACCCGATTATTCGGGAAAAAGACCTGGTGATTGCGATCTCTCAGTCGGGAGAAACCGCCGATACGCTAGCTGCTTTAGAAATGGCGAAACAAAAGGGAGCCATGCTTTTTGGAATCGTCAACTCGGTAGGTTCTTCTATCGCTAGGATTACGGACGCCGGTTCTTATATTCACGCTGGCCCCGAAATTGGGGTCGCCTCTACCAAAGCCTTTACGGGGCAAGTGAGCCTGCTCACGATGATGGCCCTGAGCCTGGCGCACAAGCGTGGGACGATTTCCAATTCTTATTTTCGTCAATTGGTCAGTGAATTGGCGAATATTCCCGATAAGATTCGGCGGGTACTGGAAAAGGACGAGCAAATACGTTATATTGCGGGCGAAATCAAAGACCACTCTAACGCCCTTTATCTAGGGCGGGGTTATAATTTTCCCGTTGCGCTGGAAGGCGCGCTGAAATTAAAAGAAATTTCCTACATCCACGCTGAAGGATATCCAGCAGCCGAGATGAAGCACGGGCCAATCGCTTTGATCGACGAGAATATGCCGGTGATTGTGATTACGACAAACCGGAGTGCTTATGATAAAATCGTAAGCAATATTCAAGAAGTCAAAGCGCGCAAAGGCCTTGTTATTGCAATTGTAAACGAAGGAGATACAGTGATTAGCAAAATGGCTGATCATGTTATTGAAATCCCCAATACAGAGGAACCATTTACCCCTTTATTGTCGGTTATCCCACTACAGTTATTGTCTTACCATATAGCCCTCATGCGTGGCTGTAATGTAGATCAGCCCCGTAATCTGGCGAAATCAGTAACAGTAGAATAA
- a CDS encoding DUF4290 domain-containing protein produces the protein MIDWNMTYNSAKDNLTIPEYGRHVQLMVDHARTIEDDALRQRFAERIIKLMMQMVPQNRNIEDYKGKLWRHLFRIAENDLRVSPPEGVDMPEDVSGRLFPDTVPYPETEAQYRHYGHNVQTMIKKAIAMEDGPKKEGYVAAIAAYMKLAYKTWNREHYVSDEIIKADLKSLSKGLLEIPEEQSLDNLVNKTTQRRRPTSSGGSKGGKRSSGGYSNRGSSSGGRRKSSGNGRRGSRK, from the coding sequence ATGATAGATTGGAATATGACCTACAACTCTGCCAAAGATAATCTCACGATTCCTGAATACGGAAGACACGTGCAGCTTATGGTAGACCACGCTCGTACCATCGAAGATGATGCGCTACGCCAGCGATTTGCCGAACGCATCATTAAGTTAATGATGCAGATGGTACCCCAGAACCGTAATATCGAAGATTATAAAGGTAAACTGTGGCGCCACTTGTTTCGGATTGCCGAGAATGATTTAAGGGTCAGCCCACCAGAAGGGGTAGACATGCCAGAAGATGTCAGTGGTCGTTTGTTTCCAGACACGGTGCCTTATCCCGAAACGGAAGCGCAGTACCGTCATTATGGCCATAATGTTCAGACGATGATCAAGAAGGCCATCGCTATGGAGGACGGTCCGAAAAAAGAAGGCTATGTTGCGGCCATCGCGGCTTACATGAAACTGGCCTACAAAACCTGGAACCGCGAGCATTACGTAAGTGACGAAATCATCAAGGCAGACCTCAAGTCCTTGTCAAAAGGCTTGTTGGAAATACCCGAAGAGCAGTCACTGGACAATTTGGTCAACAAGACCACCCAGCGCCGTCGGCCCACCAGCAGTGGAGGCAGCAAAGGAGGTAAGCGTTCTTCTGGTGGCTACAGCAACCGCGGCAGTAGCAGCGGTGGTCGCCGCAAAAGCAGTGGGAACGGCCGGCGTGGATCGCGCAAGTAG
- the murA gene encoding UDP-N-acetylglucosamine 1-carboxyvinyltransferase: MHASGTFVVEGGHVLKGEIVPQGAKNEALQVLCAVLLTSEPVVISNLPAIRDVDKLIELLKGLGVEVTQLSSDTYRFVAANVDLDYVLTQDFTRDASRIRGSVMLIGPLLARFGRASLPKPGGDKIGRRRLDTHLLGLEQLGGHFSFDNERNLYAFKAEGRLQGCYLHMEEISVTGTANVVMAAVLAEGETTIYNAACEPYVQQLCRMLQAMGAKINGVGSNRLHIEGVDQLQGTEHRLLPDMIEIGSFIGLAAMTKSEITIKDCRVDELGIIPHTFRRMGIQIDVVGDDLHIPAQEEYEIQSFIDGSILTVYDAPWPGFTPDLMSVILVIATQAKGSVLVHQKMFESRLFFVDKLIDMGAQIILCDPHRATVIGLNRRFQLRGIEMTSPDIRAGVALLIAALSAKGKSTIRNIHQIDRGYERIDERLVALGAKITRLEE; this comes from the coding sequence ATGCATGCATCTGGAACCTTCGTGGTAGAAGGTGGTCACGTTTTGAAGGGAGAGATCGTCCCACAGGGAGCAAAGAACGAAGCACTACAGGTGCTTTGTGCCGTATTACTTACCAGCGAACCCGTCGTTATTAGCAATTTGCCGGCTATCCGTGATGTCGATAAATTGATAGAATTACTAAAAGGCTTAGGGGTAGAGGTGACTCAACTGAGCAGCGATACTTACCGTTTTGTCGCAGCAAATGTAGACCTCGATTACGTACTTACCCAGGATTTTACCCGTGATGCCAGTCGTATTCGCGGCTCGGTCATGTTGATTGGGCCACTTCTGGCGCGCTTCGGACGGGCTTCATTGCCTAAACCAGGAGGTGATAAAATTGGCCGCCGCCGCCTGGATACCCACCTGCTAGGGTTGGAGCAACTAGGTGGGCACTTTTCCTTCGATAATGAGCGTAACCTGTATGCTTTTAAAGCGGAAGGCCGTTTGCAAGGTTGCTACCTGCACATGGAAGAGATTTCCGTTACGGGTACGGCCAATGTAGTAATGGCTGCCGTGTTGGCAGAAGGAGAAACAACGATCTACAACGCCGCATGTGAACCTTATGTGCAGCAACTTTGTCGGATGTTGCAAGCTATGGGGGCTAAAATCAATGGGGTTGGCTCCAATCGCTTACATATCGAAGGGGTAGATCAGTTGCAAGGGACGGAGCATCGCTTACTCCCCGATATGATTGAAATTGGTAGTTTTATTGGTTTGGCCGCGATGACCAAATCAGAGATTACCATCAAAGATTGCCGCGTAGACGAGTTGGGCATCATCCCCCATACCTTCCGACGGATGGGTATCCAGATTGATGTTGTAGGAGATGATCTTCATATCCCCGCGCAGGAAGAATATGAAATCCAGAGCTTTATTGATGGTTCCATTCTTACCGTTTATGATGCTCCTTGGCCTGGGTTTACACCCGACCTGATGAGTGTGATTTTAGTGATTGCTACGCAAGCGAAGGGCAGTGTTTTGGTCCACCAGAAAATGTTTGAAAGCCGCCTCTTTTTTGTGGATAAACTTATTGATATGGGTGCGCAAATCATCCTCTGCGATCCTCATCGGGCCACCGTGATTGGTCTTAATCGACGCTTTCAGTTGAGAGGAATAGAAATGACTTCTCCGGATATTCGTGCGGGTGTGGCATTACTGATTGCTGCCTTGTCGGCAAAAGGCAAGAGCACTATTCGCAACATCCACCAAATTGATCGTGGATACGAACGTATTGACGAACGCTTGGTAGCACTGGGTGCAAAAATTACCAGACTGGAGGAATAA
- a CDS encoding DUF4286 family protein, whose product MILYNVTIKIDHASHNDWLAWMKVVHLPEMMQTGMFLEYTISRLLGTDETEGFTYSIQYLAHDFGAYQEYQEKYAADLQRKHHERYQEKYVAFRSIMKVVERGDGEI is encoded by the coding sequence ATGATATTATATAACGTCACGATAAAGATAGATCATGCCAGCCACAATGATTGGTTGGCATGGATGAAGGTCGTTCACCTTCCGGAAATGATGCAAACCGGAATGTTTTTAGAATACACCATCTCTCGCTTACTCGGTACCGACGAGACCGAAGGTTTTACGTATAGCATCCAGTATTTGGCCCACGATTTTGGTGCTTATCAAGAGTACCAGGAAAAATACGCCGCCGACTTGCAACGTAAACATCACGAACGCTACCAGGAAAAATACGTTGCTTTTCGCTCTATAATGAAAGTGGTGGAAAGGGGAGATGGCGAAATTTGA